The window GTTCGAGGTCCAATCTTCCAGCCTCCACGTTCTTCGCCGCCTGCTCCTTACTAATGGTcccatctccttcttcttctttctctccttcaaTGTCGGGCTTCTCGGTTACTTGttcctttctttccttctcaGCTGCTTTCTGGTTCACATTCTTGTGGGAAACTTTCAGATCATCAATCTCTTCTTGCGTCGGCTTGTGACCATCTCCCACTTCAATAAAACTAAACTCCTCCACACCCCTCCATCGTTCTCTCACCCGCCGGCCAGCCAAACCTCCACCACCCACTCCAAAGAGGGTCCCAAGTACTACCGGTGCAGCGGAGGCAGATAAGACGGTTCCAATACCAAGCGGAGCGAGGACGGCGGCTATTGCAGGGGCAGCAAGACCACCTGTTACACCTAAGAGAACACCTCCTGCTACCACACCAGCTCCAGTAGCTTTTACAATTGATCAGCACTGCTTGGGTTCATCTCGGCGAAAAACTTACCAAGATGACGGCCAAGCGCTCCACCCCAGCCTTGAGAATGAGCGGCCCTTGTACTCTCCATTTTCTCTTGCTGGTCTTTTTCGGAAGCGGCTAGTAAGGCTCTGAAGAGCGTGTGGGAGAGATTCTTCTCGGCTTGCGGGACAAGTTCTTTGGCTGGTAGACCAAGTAGCTCCAAAGTGTGATATGTAAATGCCCTCGCAATGGGACTGTATTTGAGAGCCTCATCTTTCTTTCCATTTCCATTCTCGTCTCCTTCCCCTGCTATGCTAGCTTCTACCAATACTCCTGAAATCCTTATCACCTCTTGTTCAGACCACTCTCCTCTCTGATCACTGGCTGAAGCTTTAACGCTCTCTGGTTCAATAGATGGGGGCAGCTTGGCAATGTCAAAAGATAGGAGCTTGCAGACTGACTGAAGCCAAGATGTAGAGTTTTCCTTGTACCATTCTCTGGCCTCTGGATTGATGGGATGAGAGGGATGTACAATGGCACAGAGGGAGGCCAGAGCAACGATGAGCCGGATGGGAGGAGCCAGAGGATCAGGAGGCTTGGGGAGGTCGGTGCTCGTCATTCTGTACGTGTGAAGTCTAGAATTTGTCAGCCTTGGCCGTTCTGATTCTTTTCGAGTGTAAATGCGAGTGGCAGTGCAGTTGGATGTGTTTGGCCTTTAGGCGGTTCTTGTGGTGGCAGTACTTGTTTCAGTAGACACCACTCGCCTGTCCGACGACATTTATCGATGGAGCAACGAAGTGAAGTGTGGGGCCAACCTCCACTTCAGGAAAAACCGCGATAATGATGTCACCGCCTTGACCCCTTTGGTTTCATACGTTACGGCCGATGAATTCTGAAACAGCCCACTCCTCGCTCCTATCTTCAAAAAGATTTCAAGTATTTTCGACATCTTGTCAAGCATCATCCgtcttcttttttgttCACAAAAATTGGCTGTTGGGTCCAAAAACAAAAGAAaaccacggcacccgggattcccacgtggtcccccaccgtggtactaaccgagcgctcttcagcttaacttcctggatcggacggggcagggtgctgtatgaaggctatggccgtggatGGAGACAAAACAATAGACTATCATCATGAAATGGTCATGATGCTCATGAATATCGATTTGCTCATCCCTACTCTGTTACTGCTTTTTTTCGATAACGCATTTTCAGCCCGCCCAGGAGAGCTGGTGTACCTCTGACTCTGCCCGGGACAATATCCTTTTCGGTGAACCCATTTGAGGAATCCAGGTACTGGAAAGTTGTCAGTGCTTGTGGTCTTGATGAACAAAGTGCATATATAGCTGGGTGTAATGCTTGCTTTCCAATTGATTAGTCACGTCGTTCAGGAGCAGAATGACTACGTGGGCTGAATTTTCTGATGATGCCTGTGGCAATGATCAGGCCTATGTTTCTGGTACCAACTGATCATCAGTGGTTGAGTTCCAAATTTGTCACTATCACTGCAGCCAATGATTGCTATCAAGGTTCACGACCTCTCATTACTCATTGTCTTTCATACTCCTTGAAATGCTTGGAAAGTGGAAGAGGGTCCTATGTGAGCTGCGGGGGGGGGAGGAAAAGTAGTGACGAGGCATGCCTTTTTacgaaaaaaaaaaaaaacttTGCATGGACCGCGTGGAACAGCTGATACCTACTTTGATCTTTAGATGGTGGGAACGtgccatcatctccttttCGAGAAATATTGAACAGACATGAGGGTATCCGGAACTTTTAGCAGACCAGGTTGTCCATCGCGGATGAACCTTTCAATCAACAGGATGCAAATACAGACCTAGACAGGAGTGAAGGTAGGGAGTTGGATATCTGATGATCCAAACTTACGAGTGCATGATGGCGGTAGTCCTCATAGAGATTTGTTCTGTACCATAAATGGTGGATGAGATTGACACTAGCGCAGCTGCGTTGGTGAGCTATACCTGTACAGGTGATGGATTATTAGGATCATCGGGGTTATATCGGTAAAGAAGATATTAGGTCGAGACACTCTTGAATCTGTACACCGATTCGCACCAGCACCGAGTTATCAAACTCAAGGACCCGGCGTCGAACTTGCCGCCGCCTGTCTTACGCCCAGATCAAGCTGTCTTACTTGATCCCTGAACGACCGCCTATCAGTCAAACTTAACGGGGGCGGACAATCGTGACAAAGATGCGTGCCAAAGAGAACATAATGTTCTCTGAATGCCGCTTCAGGATGACAGGCGAGCAGACCTCGAGTGACGGGAAATGCGATTGAAAAATATGAAATAGGTGAATGAACGAGAATGACTAGGATCAGTTGTGAAGATGCATTATTGGGTGCTTTGCTTGTGGTTGATACGTCCGCATGGTCTTCTTACTCTGTGTTCTCTACCTCGTCCAACTCGGGATCCCAGTTGACAGCTTCAACGCTCTTGATACAGAGTTCGTAATATCCCTCCTTGACCTCTCCAATAATTGCCTCCTCGCCACCCGCAGCCAACTGTGTCGTGGAAGGAGCGGCAGCAGCCACAGAGGAGGATTGGGCAACGCCCTTGCGATGGTACCCTCCACCCGGCTGAGTCTTTCCAGACATACTGGAACCGGCATTAGCATCCGGCCCCAAAATTCGGTCTTCCTCCAACATTGCCTTCAGTTCAGGGTCGCTCTCCGCTTCGTCCACACTACCTCTACCCCATCCACCAAGGGTCACACCGGCGACACCCTTCTTGCTTGCagcaggaggaagaggggaagCGACGTCATCTCTGTCTCGGCCGAGAAGGGCGAAACCAACTGTTCGGATCTGGGAGCGGCTCATAGCGACAGGAGTGGGAGACACATGACCCTTTTTGATGAGGACGAAAGAtgaaagaggaagatggagcGTTGTAAAATGGgggggaggaagagcgAAGGGGTCGAGAGGCTGGGTGGAGGACGTGGAAAGGGGAGAGGAGGGCAGTTCGAGACGGTGTTGGAAGATGTCCGTTCTACAAGGTACTATTAGCATTGGTAAGATGCATCACGATAACACTTACCTGGGACGATCATCCACCCCGATATTGACGACCCATCTGTTCCTCCACCCTTCCCAGCCCCTATACGCGACGACGATTCTCAAGTGGGTGGCCATGTCGAGGTCCCACGTGTCCTGGCCAAACAGGGTGGATCTGGAAGTGTTCCTGAATCCAGCGAACCCCGTCCTGATCTTGCCGGCATGGGTAGGTGGGACGGCGGTAGACATGTAGCCATAGAACGCCATATGGGAGTAGCTGGGCTGCGACGAGGCTGTGGGCTCTGCGGGTGACTGGGAGGGGATGAGCTTGAAATCGGCCGTGGTGAGCCCGCCTAGCTGGGCGTCTGAACCGGTGCTAAAGTGATGCGGGTGGTCCACGGGCGGGTGGGTGGAGGTGAAGGAGAAAATTGTCTGCGGGCCTGTCTCTGGATGGAGCTCCATCCGTGCGACTGGGCGGTGAGCAATGCATGCGTGTGGTTGACTCACCTTTCTGCGCATTCCGGCCGAAGAGGCTGGCTGATCGCTCGAGGTACGCTCTGAGTGCAGCCATAATGGTTGTAGAAAAGCGAATATATAcagaggaaggaagaaagacCCAATGATGCCATAACGGTCTGGAACGAGCAGCCGGCCCATTTTTCCACGATCCAGAAGTAAGACAGGCCTGATGACTGATGACGCTAGCGCAATTCATGCAGATCATCCACCCATCTGCCTCATGCACAGACATTCCAAGCTCCTTTCCTGCCTGTCACTCGCACTATTCCCCACTACCTGCCTAGCTACTGCTGCGCTAGAAACAGGCTACGAAACAGCAGCAATTGCAACCACCGTCCAGCCCGATCCCCGCTGGTCTGCCCGCCTTGTAAATAGCCGGCGCCCGCTCAGTTCTCCGTTCCTCTCGAAAAACCCTTTGCTAGTTTTAGAACCATCCATCCTTTTCTCAACCATTCCTGCTCGACCTTTCTTTCTGCTTcctcccttccttccttccagCCAGCCTGCCCTTTCattctttcctctcttttcttccgCTCCTTCCTCGCATCGCATTTGCCACCCGCGACACTACCCCGCGGCGAGCAGTGACCGATAGCGATATTCGCGCGCTgcatcatcctctccttcgTCCTTTCTACCAGCCACAATGACAGACCCTACGCCCCCCACACTCGCTAGTCTCTCCTTGACAGACGACGCCTCTACTCCGACTCCCGAAGAGAAACCCGAAGACTCCGCCGAAGAGTCCAAGTCCACTGCTTCACCGCCCTCGGGCACATCCGTTGGCACCCAGAGTCCGTCCACCTCGCCTCTTCAGCGCCCTCAGCCCGCGCAGACAAATAACGAGGCCCCGGGTACATCCTCTCCGGCTGGCAGGCCCCAACCATTACATGTCGCTGCGTCGGCACCCACCGTCCCCTCTACCAACGCCGTTCGTCCACAGCCTGGCGCTCGTCCTGGAGTGGCGAGGGGTATGCCTGCGCCAATGGGGATGAGAGCTCAAGCTGGTCGAGGCGCTGGTGGTCCCCACATGCAGACCAAGATGTTGCCCAGTTTACAGGCCAAGATGGACAAGGTGTGTATCGCTCCATCTTTTTGCTTGCTGCATAATCGCCGAGGGGCTGTGCTGACAAACATACTACTGCTTTTCTTAGATCGCCGCGTCCCGCCAAGGCCCACCTCCGTCTTCTGGCATGCATGATCCGAATGCCACATCTATGGGCGCCCTATTGCGCTCTCAAGCTCTCCGAGCACCCGGTGCATCTCAAGTTCCTCCTGGCCCTGGACCGGCTTCAGGTCCCTTCGGTCTCGCCGCACGACGCGCAGCTGCTGGAGGTCCTCCGAGACCGAACTTGGGTATGATGGGTATGGGTGCAAGCGCGCCGGGCGCGGTTGGACGAGGATCTGGTCTGTCTGGTAGACGAGGACCGCCTGGAGGATTGACATTGAGTGGGATGAAGGGTGCGATCAAGGATGATGGAAACAAGTTTTCCGATTTTCAAGGTGTCATGTGAGTTCACCAGACTCCCTCTTCAATGATCTCTTGGCTGACTTCACGTTAAAGGGACCCTTCCGGATCACTGAGGTTCTCAAAGAAGGCTGTCCTGCATGCAAAGGGTGTGGATTTTGATGATGGGCAAAGTTTCAAAATCAACATGGATGAGATTG is drawn from Cryptococcus gattii WM276 chromosome A, complete sequence and contains these coding sequences:
- a CDS encoding Hypothetical protein (Similar to TIGR gene model, INSD accession AAW41242.1; CNA07460), with product MAALRAYLERSASLFGRNAQKVARMELHPETGPQTIFSFTSTHPPVDHPHHFSTGSDAQLGGLTTADFKLIPSQSPAEPTASSQPSYSHMAFYGYMSTAVPPTHAGKIRTGFAGFRNTSRSTLFGQDTWDLDMATHLRIVVAYRGWEGWRNRWVVNIGVDDRPRTDIFQHRLELPSSPLSTSSTQPLDPFALPPPHFTTLHLPLSSFVLIKKGHVSPTPVAMSRSQIRTVGFALLGRDRDDVASPLPPAASKKGVAGVTLGGWGRGSVDEAESDPELKAMLEEDRILGPDANAGSSMSGKTQPGGGYHRKGVAQSSSVAAAAPSTTQLAAGGEEAIIGEVKEGYYELCIKSVEAVNWDPELDEVENTE